One Mycolicibacterium doricum genomic window, GCGTTCTGAAGACGTGGTCGAGGTGATCAAGCAGGCGCAGGCCGTCAACGACCGGCCGGTGGTCATCGACTTCACCGTCGGCGCCGACGCACAGGTGTGGCCGATGGTCGCGGCGGGCACCAGCAACGACGAGATCATGGCCGCCCGCGACATCCGTCCACTGTTCGACGACAACGACGAGGGGCACGCCTGATGGCTGCAGAGAACGTTCGCACCCACACGCTGTCGGTGCTCGTCGAGGACAAGCCGGGTGTGCTGGCCCGCGTCGCAGCGCTGTTCTCGCGGCGCGGCTTCAACATCCAGTCGCTGGCTGTCGGGGCGACGGAGCAGAAAAACATGTCGCGCATGACGATCGTCGTCAGCGCCGACGAGGCGCCGCTGGAGCAGATCACCAAACAGCTCAACAAGCTCATCAACGTGATCAAGATCGTCGAGCAGGACGAGGTGAACTCGGTGGCCCGCGAGCTCGCACTGATCAAGGTGCGCGCGGACGCGGCCACCCGCGGACAGGTCATCGAAGCAGTCAATCTGTTCCGCGCCAAAGTGGTCGACGTGTCCACCGAATCGTTGACCGTCGAGGCCACCGGTACGCAGGAGAAGCTGGAAGCGTTGCTCCGGGTGCTCGAGCCGTACGGCATCCGTGAGATCGTGCAATCCGGTGTGGTGTCGCTGTCGCGCGGTCCGCGCGGCATCGGCGCCGCCAAGTAGATCCCAAACCGCAAGTCAGAAAAGGAATTACCAGTGGCAGTTGAGATGTTCTACGACGACGATGCCGATCTGTCCATCATCCAGGGACGCAAGGTCGCCGTCATCGGGTACGGCAGCCAAGGGCACGCGCACTCGCTGAGCCTGCGCGACTCCGGTGTACAGGTGAAGGTCGGCCTCAAAGAGGGGTCGAAGTCACGAGAGAAGGTCAGCGAGCAGGGCCTCGAGGTAGGCACCCCGGCAGAGGTGGCCAAGTGGGCCGACGTCATCATGCTGCTGGCGCCCGATACGGCGCAGGCGGAGATTTTCACCAACGACATCGAGCCAAACCTCGAGGACGGCAACGCGCTGTTCTTCGGTCACGGCCTCAACATCCACTTCAACCTGATCAAGCCACCGGCGAACGTCACTGTCGGCATGGTCGCCCCCAAGGGCCCCGGCCACCTGGTGCGCCGTCAATTCGTCGACGGTAAGGGTGTGCCCTGCCTGATCGCGATTGACCAGGATCCCAAGGATGAGGGTGAGGCGCTGGCGCTGTCGTATGCCGCCGCGATCGGTGGCGCGCGCGCCGGTGTCATCAAGACGACCTTCAAGGAAGAGACCGAGACCGACCTGTTCGGTGAGCAGGCCGTGCTCTGCGGCGGCACCGAGGAACTCGTCAAGACGGGTTTCGAGGTGATGGTCGAGGCGGGTTACGCCCCCGAGATGGCCTACTTCGAAGTGCTGCACGAGCTGAAGCTCATCGTCGACCTGATGTACGAGGGCGGCATCGCGCGGATGAACTACTCGGTGTCTGACACCGCCGAGTTCGGTGGATACCTGTCCGGCCCGCGGGTGATCGATGCCGACACCAAGGAGCGCATGCGGGCAATCCTCAAGGACATCCAGGACGGCACGTTCGTCAAACGCCTCGTCGCCAACGTCGAGGGCGGCAACAAGGAACTCGAAGACCTGCGCAAGAAGAACGCCGAGCATCCGATCGAGGTCACCGGTAAGAAGCTGCGTGACCTGATGAGCTGGGTCGACCGCCCGATCACCGAAACGGCCTAGTCCTCGCGAGTTTGGTGGAGTAGGTGGCTTAGCACGACCAACTACACCGACTCCGCTTTTCAGGGGGCCAGGCTCGGCAACTCGGTGATGCCGAACTCGCGGCGCAGCATGGTGCGTGCCGCGTAGTAGCCGGCCATCCCGTGCACGCCGGTGCCGGGCGGGGTGGCCGACGAACACGGGGACGAACACGGGTACGCCCTGCGAAGCGGGGTCGTCCACGGGTCGAAGCGCAACGTGGGCCCGACCAGGCCAGGCCGTTGGGGCCGCTGCCCACCACCGTGACGTCCACGTCGATCACCTCCTCGGGTCGCTCAGTCCTGCCCGCGGGTTCGAAATTACCGACCTTTAGGCTGACCGGGTGAGCCTCCCTGTTGTACTGATTGCCGACAAGCTCGCGGAGAGCACCGTCGCCGCCCTCGGTGACCAGGTCGAAGTCCGCTGGGTCGACGGTCCGGACCGTGAGAAACTGCTCGCTGCCGTCGACGAAGCCGATGCCCTGCTGGTCCGTTCGGCCACCACCGTCGACGCCGAAGTCCTCGCCGCCGCCCCCAAGCTGAAGATCGTCGCCCGCGCGGGTGTGGGCCTGGACAACGTCGACGTCGACGCCGCCACCGCTCGCGGGGTGCTGGTCGTCAACGCCCCGACGTCGAACATCCACAGCGCCGCCGAACACGCGATCGCGCTGCTGTTGTCCGCCGCGCGGCAGATCCCGGCCGCCGACGCGACGCTGCGCGCCCACACGTGGAAGCGGTCGTCGTTCAACGGCACCGAGATCTACGGCAAGACCGTCGGCGTCGTCGGACTGGGCCGGATCGGTCAGCTGGTGGCCGCGCGGCTGGCGGCCTTCGGCACCCATCTGGTGGCCTACGACCCGTATGTGTCGCAGGCCCGCGCCGCGCAGCTCGGGATCGAACTGCTGACCCTCGACGAGCTGTTGTCCCGCGCCGACTTCATCTCGGTGCACCTGCCCAAGACGCCCGAGACCGCGGGGCTGATCGGTAAGGACGCGCTGGCCAAGACCAAGCGGGGCGTGATCATCGTCAACGCCGCGCGCGGGGGGCTGATCGACGAGCAGGCACTGGCCGACGCGGTCACCGACGGCCACGTCCGTGCGGCCGGCCTCGACGTGTTCGCCACCGAGCCGTGCACCGACAGCCCGCTGTTCGAGCTGCCGCAGGTGGTGGTGACCCCGCACCTCGGCGCCTCGACCGCCGAAGCGCAGGACCGGGCAGGCACCGACGTGGCGGCGAGCGTCCGCCTCGCGCTGGCCGGCGAATTCGTGCCCGACGCGGTCAACGTTGGCGGCGGAGTCGTCGGCGAAGAGGTCGCACCCTGGCTGGACCTGGTGCGCAAGCTGGGATTGCTGGCCGGAACGCTGGCCGCCGAGCCGACCACCACCCTGTCGGTTCGGGTGTGCGGGGAACTGGCCGCCGAAGATGTTGAGGTGCTTCGCCTTTCGGCGCTGCGCGGGCTGTTCTCGACCGTGACGGACCAGCAGGTCACGTTCGTCAACGCGCCGGCACTGGCGGCCGAACGCGGTGTGCAGTCCGAATTGACGACGGCCACGGAGAGCCCC contains:
- the ilvN gene encoding acetolactate synthase small subunit, which gives rise to MAAENVRTHTLSVLVEDKPGVLARVAALFSRRGFNIQSLAVGATEQKNMSRMTIVVSADEAPLEQITKQLNKLINVIKIVEQDEVNSVARELALIKVRADAATRGQVIEAVNLFRAKVVDVSTESLTVEATGTQEKLEALLRVLEPYGIREIVQSGVVSLSRGPRGIGAAK
- the ilvC gene encoding ketol-acid reductoisomerase, with the protein product MFYDDDADLSIIQGRKVAVIGYGSQGHAHSLSLRDSGVQVKVGLKEGSKSREKVSEQGLEVGTPAEVAKWADVIMLLAPDTAQAEIFTNDIEPNLEDGNALFFGHGLNIHFNLIKPPANVTVGMVAPKGPGHLVRRQFVDGKGVPCLIAIDQDPKDEGEALALSYAAAIGGARAGVIKTTFKEETETDLFGEQAVLCGGTEELVKTGFEVMVEAGYAPEMAYFEVLHELKLIVDLMYEGGIARMNYSVSDTAEFGGYLSGPRVIDADTKERMRAILKDIQDGTFVKRLVANVEGGNKELEDLRKKNAEHPIEVTGKKLRDLMSWVDRPITETA
- the serA gene encoding phosphoglycerate dehydrogenase, yielding MSLPVVLIADKLAESTVAALGDQVEVRWVDGPDREKLLAAVDEADALLVRSATTVDAEVLAAAPKLKIVARAGVGLDNVDVDAATARGVLVVNAPTSNIHSAAEHAIALLLSAARQIPAADATLRAHTWKRSSFNGTEIYGKTVGVVGLGRIGQLVAARLAAFGTHLVAYDPYVSQARAAQLGIELLTLDELLSRADFISVHLPKTPETAGLIGKDALAKTKRGVIIVNAARGGLIDEQALADAVTDGHVRAAGLDVFATEPCTDSPLFELPQVVVTPHLGASTAEAQDRAGTDVAASVRLALAGEFVPDAVNVGGGVVGEEVAPWLDLVRKLGLLAGTLAAEPTTTLSVRVCGELAAEDVEVLRLSALRGLFSTVTDQQVTFVNAPALAAERGVQSELTTATESPNHRSVVDVRAVGSDGSVTNVAGTLSGPQQVQKIVQINGRNFDLRAEGVNLIVNYIDQPGALGKIGTLLGTAKVNIHAAQLSEDAEGPGATVLLRLDRDVPADLRTALAEAVDAKTLEVVDLS